The following coding sequences are from one Roseburia hominis A2-183 window:
- the lepB gene encoding signal peptidase I has protein sequence MPKQNQPKEEKREKGTAQAVIREILSWVIPFVIALAVAMFLKNYIIINADVPTGSMENTIMPGDRLIGNRLAYRSKSPERGDIVIFRYPDNEEELYVKRVIGLPGETVDIRDGYIYIDGADTPLDEDYLKEDWTVATGNYHFEVPEDSYLMLGDNRNDSWDARYWTNPYVREDKILGKAAVIYWPVHDIGKLE, from the coding sequence ATGCCAAAACAGAATCAACCAAAGGAAGAGAAAAGAGAAAAGGGGACAGCACAAGCGGTCATCCGTGAGATTTTAAGCTGGGTGATACCGTTTGTAATCGCGCTTGCCGTTGCGATGTTTTTGAAAAATTATATTATCATCAATGCCGATGTGCCGACCGGGTCGATGGAGAACACCATCATGCCGGGGGATCGTCTGATCGGAAACCGTCTGGCATACCGGAGCAAGTCGCCGGAGCGCGGTGATATTGTCATTTTCCGTTATCCGGACAACGAGGAAGAACTGTATGTGAAGCGTGTGATCGGGCTTCCGGGCGAGACCGTGGATATCCGGGACGGATACATTTATATTGACGGAGCGGATACGCCGCTGGACGAGGATTATCTCAAAGAGGACTGGACGGTGGCGACGGGGAATTATCATTTTGAGGTGCCGGAAGACTCTTATCTGATGCTGGGGGATAATCGGAATGATTCGTGGGACGCACGATACTGGACGAATCCGTATGTGAGAGAGGATAAGATTCTGGGCAAGGCGGCAGTGATCTACTGGCCGGTGCATGATATTGGAAAGCTTGAGTAG
- a CDS encoding methyl-accepting chemotaxis protein has translation MKKGKKQAKRRNANVTMAFGIREKIVLCFLVPVLFMIVLGIISYRKAADGMSSSYRDSTQQTIEMALQNIDTSNSFISAEALKYVVDSDLGKYFVGIYDNDPTSKRALIDQVKTRILASQVGNSYISNIYIIPSGDLQMISTKSKAQKGIYQEYMDEMAADGKLGQWDDHHNALDEYLSIDPSGYIMVYQATAQNGKAVIVIDIKAEAVTEFMQGLNLGDGSIVGFVTAGGRELAVKRNAGDEQGTPVEGETIFADKDFYLQASETDGVSQVQYNGTEYLFFHSKSEDTGATMCALVPLKVITGQAESIKQITIAGVLISSIIALLIGTAVTSGIRKNMKRISGSLEVVAEGNLATTVSVKGRDEFRGLAAAANDMIAHNKQLVQKVSQATDKLAASAGEVTNASGIIQEYSQDIANAIGEINEGMERQSTHAQECVSKTGTLSEEIQEVNRVAREVETLVSEAEEMIRKGMDRIEQLGQRANETTAVTAKVEESIEDLKRESETINQFVSVITDISEQTNLLSLNASIEAARAGEAGRGFAVVAEEIRKLADNSAEAAGEIRNNVENISAQTGVSVESAKQAGEMVAQQTEAVREVIGVFQDMSDAMDKLFDGLKEILAGTERADKEREDTLEAVHNISSIIEETAASAEVVKKVAASLEQNVENLNGTAESLGDNMTGLKTEIAVFKTE, from the coding sequence ATGAAAAAGGGGAAGAAGCAGGCAAAGCGAAGAAACGCGAATGTTACGATGGCATTTGGAATCCGGGAGAAGATCGTGCTGTGTTTTCTTGTGCCGGTTCTGTTTATGATTGTGCTTGGAATTATTTCCTACCGCAAGGCGGCGGACGGAATGAGCAGTTCCTATCGCGATTCCACGCAGCAGACGATCGAGATGGCGTTGCAGAATATCGATACGAGCAACTCGTTCATCAGTGCAGAGGCATTAAAATACGTGGTGGATTCGGATCTTGGAAAGTATTTTGTGGGGATTTACGACAATGATCCAACGTCCAAGCGGGCGTTGATTGACCAGGTGAAGACAAGAATTCTTGCTTCCCAGGTCGGCAACTCCTATATCAGCAATATCTATATTATTCCTTCCGGCGATCTGCAGATGATCTCGACGAAGAGCAAGGCGCAGAAGGGCATTTACCAAGAGTACATGGATGAGATGGCGGCTGATGGCAAGCTGGGACAGTGGGATGACCATCACAATGCGCTGGATGAGTATCTGAGCATCGACCCGTCCGGATACATTATGGTATATCAGGCAACCGCGCAGAACGGTAAGGCGGTTATCGTAATCGACATCAAGGCGGAGGCAGTCACAGAGTTCATGCAGGGACTGAATCTGGGAGACGGAAGCATTGTGGGATTCGTGACTGCAGGCGGCAGAGAGCTTGCAGTGAAGCGCAATGCGGGAGACGAACAGGGAACGCCGGTCGAGGGAGAGACGATTTTTGCAGACAAGGATTTTTATCTGCAGGCGAGTGAGACGGACGGCGTAAGCCAGGTGCAGTACAACGGAACAGAGTATCTGTTTTTCCACAGCAAGAGTGAGGATACCGGGGCAACGATGTGTGCACTGGTGCCGTTAAAGGTCATTACCGGACAGGCAGAGTCCATTAAGCAGATCACGATAGCGGGAGTTCTGATCTCCAGTATCATTGCACTTTTGATCGGAACCGCAGTGACAAGCGGAATCCGCAAGAATATGAAGCGTATTTCCGGAAGCCTTGAGGTTGTGGCGGAAGGTAATCTGGCAACGACCGTGTCCGTGAAGGGACGCGACGAGTTCCGCGGACTTGCTGCTGCGGCAAATGACATGATCGCACACAACAAGCAGCTGGTGCAGAAGGTCAGCCAGGCGACGGATAAGCTGGCGGCATCTGCCGGTGAAGTGACGAATGCATCCGGTATTATTCAGGAGTATTCGCAGGATATAGCAAACGCGATCGGTGAGATCAACGAGGGCATGGAGCGGCAGTCCACACATGCGCAGGAGTGCGTGAGCAAGACGGGAACGCTTTCCGAGGAGATTCAGGAAGTCAACCGTGTGGCGCGCGAGGTAGAGACGCTTGTGTCTGAGGCGGAGGAGATGATCCGCAAAGGTATGGACCGGATCGAACAGCTGGGACAGCGCGCGAATGAGACGACAGCTGTGACCGCGAAGGTGGAAGAAAGCATCGAAGACTTGAAGCGCGAATCGGAGACGATCAATCAGTTTGTTTCTGTCATTACAGATATTTCGGAGCAGACGAACCTGTTATCGCTCAATGCATCGATTGAGGCGGCAAGAGCCGGAGAGGCAGGACGCGGATTTGCGGTTGTAGCCGAGGAGATCCGTAAGCTTGCAGACAATTCGGCGGAGGCTGCCGGAGAGATCCGCAATAATGTGGAGAATATCAGTGCGCAGACCGGCGTGAGCGTCGAGAGCGCAAAGCAGGCGGGCGAGATGGTTGCACAGCAGACCGAAGCAGTGCGTGAGGTTATCGGTGTATTCCAGGATATGAGCGATGCCATGGATAAGCTGTTTGACGGATTAAAGGAGATTCTTGCCGGAACGGAGCGTGCCGATAAGGAGCGCGAGGATACGCTTGAGGCAGTACATAATATTTCTTCTATCATTGAGGAGACGGCAGCAAGCGCCGAAGTGGTGAAGAAGGTTGCCGCAAGTCTGGAGCAGAATGTAGAGAACTTAAACGGCACGGCGGAGAGCCTGGGAGATAATATGACAGGTCTTAAGACCGAGATCGCCGTATTTAAGACAGAATAG
- a CDS encoding response regulator transcription factor yields the protein MNYKNQISDRVKILLIDEDESIFYLIRRVLLRENYRLYTSTSGRSGMEMSTSICPDLILMDTQLSDMDGIGLIQWFREWTDCPILVVSGQTGYMDKVNALYAGADDYIVKPFHEQELAARIYTALRRRIPGGQGSFYQAGDLKIDFSRRQVSLAGEEIHFSPVEYRILECLALNSGTVVTYQMLLEKIWGPYASSGSRILRVNMTNIRKKIEKIPMDPTYITTIPRVGYRMLESQTASVV from the coding sequence GTGAACTATAAAAACCAAATAAGTGACAGAGTAAAGATTTTGCTGATTGATGAGGATGAAAGTATTTTTTATCTGATCCGCAGGGTGCTGCTGCGGGAGAACTATAGGCTTTATACTTCCACCAGCGGACGCTCCGGCATGGAGATGAGCACCAGTATCTGCCCGGATCTGATTCTGATGGATACCCAGCTTTCCGATATGGACGGGATTGGTCTGATCCAGTGGTTCAGAGAGTGGACGGATTGTCCGATTCTCGTTGTATCCGGACAGACGGGATATATGGATAAAGTCAATGCCCTGTATGCGGGAGCGGACGACTACATTGTCAAGCCGTTTCATGAGCAGGAGCTTGCGGCGAGAATTTACACCGCGCTGCGCAGAAGGATTCCGGGAGGACAGGGAAGCTTTTATCAGGCAGGAGATCTGAAGATTGATTTTTCAAGACGACAGGTAAGCCTTGCCGGGGAGGAGATTCATTTTTCGCCAGTGGAATACCGGATTCTGGAGTGTCTTGCCCTCAATTCGGGAACTGTGGTGACGTATCAGATGTTGTTAGAGAAGATATGGGGACCGTATGCAAGCAGCGGCAGCCGTATTCTGCGGGTCAATATGACAAATATCCGCAAGAAGATAGAGAAGATCCCGATGGATCCGACGTACATTACCACGATCCCGCGTGTGGGCTACCGCATGCTTGAGAGTCAGACGGCATCGGTTGTCTGA
- a CDS encoding ferredoxin, which produces MKANVIEGCISCGLCASVCPEVFRMNDENVSEVYHQPTPEQEDATQEAADGCPVSVIEIE; this is translated from the coding sequence ATGAAAGCAAATGTGATCGAAGGCTGTATCAGCTGCGGGCTGTGTGCCAGTGTATGTCCGGAGGTCTTCCGGATGAACGATGAAAATGTATCGGAGGTCTATCATCAGCCGACGCCGGAACAGGAAGATGCCACGCAGGAAGCCGCTGACGGCTGCCCGGTGAGCGTCATCGAAATCGAGTAA
- a CDS encoding MFS transporter, whose protein sequence is MKDGEVRDFGRRDKIGYMFGDFGNDFTFIFASSFLMVFYTKVLGISGGMVGTLFLVARFVDAFTDVTMGRIVDAAPPARDGKFRCWIRRMCGPVALSSFLMYQTAMAQASMPWKIVYMYVTYLLWGSIFYTSINIPYGSMASAITTEASERTALSTFRSIGATLAGLVIGIVTPLFLYTTDADGNQVVRGGGTFTVVAGIFSILALLCYLVCYRMTTERVAVERDVDAESVSFAATLGAIARSRALLGMIGAAVFLLLSQLLISTMNNYIYPDYFGDARGISLFTLLSTLVILLVVAPLGVPVSRRFGKKEASVAGMLFSGVVFAVMYVLKLQNMWLFLWLGAIGYLGLGFFNTVIWANITDVIDDQEVQTGHRDDGTVYAVYSFARKVGQALAGGIGGWALQVIGYEPAAAAQTDVVRRGLYTTATLVPAIGFFVVAAILWFVYPLDKRRVEKNVEELKKKHLPAEH, encoded by the coding sequence ATGAAGGATGGAGAAGTGAGAGACTTTGGCAGGCGGGATAAGATCGGCTACATGTTCGGTGACTTTGGCAACGATTTTACCTTTATTTTTGCCAGCTCGTTTCTGATGGTATTCTATACCAAGGTACTCGGTATCAGCGGTGGAATGGTGGGGACACTGTTTCTGGTCGCACGATTTGTGGATGCATTCACGGATGTGACGATGGGACGCATCGTCGACGCGGCACCGCCGGCGCGGGATGGAAAGTTCCGATGCTGGATCCGCAGGATGTGCGGACCGGTGGCGCTGTCGAGTTTTTTAATGTACCAGACTGCCATGGCGCAGGCATCTATGCCGTGGAAGATTGTCTACATGTATGTTACTTATCTTTTGTGGGGAAGTATTTTTTATACATCGATCAACATTCCGTATGGTTCGATGGCATCTGCGATCACGACGGAGGCATCGGAGCGGACGGCATTATCGACATTCCGGTCGATTGGGGCGACACTGGCGGGGCTTGTGATCGGCATCGTGACGCCGCTTTTTCTGTACACGACCGATGCAGACGGCAATCAGGTCGTGCGCGGCGGCGGAACATTTACGGTGGTTGCGGGCATTTTCTCGATTCTCGCGTTACTCTGCTATCTGGTCTGTTACCGCATGACTACGGAGCGGGTGGCGGTGGAGCGTGACGTGGACGCGGAATCTGTGAGTTTTGCGGCAACGCTCGGTGCGATTGCGAGGAGCCGTGCGCTTCTCGGAATGATTGGAGCCGCGGTATTTCTGCTGCTCTCCCAGCTGTTAATCAGCACGATGAACAATTATATTTATCCGGATTACTTCGGGGATGCCCGCGGCATCTCGCTGTTCACGCTGCTGTCCACACTGGTGATTCTGCTGGTGGTAGCGCCGCTCGGTGTGCCTGTTTCCAGACGATTTGGGAAAAAGGAGGCGTCCGTGGCGGGGATGCTGTTCTCCGGTGTTGTATTTGCAGTCATGTATGTGCTGAAATTACAGAATATGTGGCTGTTTCTGTGGCTCGGGGCAATCGGATATCTCGGGCTTGGCTTTTTTAATACAGTGATCTGGGCGAATATCACGGATGTCATCGATGATCAGGAAGTGCAGACCGGGCACCGGGATGACGGAACCGTCTATGCGGTATATTCGTTTGCCAGAAAGGTCGGACAGGCGCTGGCAGGAGGCATCGGAGGATGGGCGCTGCAGGTGATCGGGTATGAGCCGGCTGCGGCGGCGCAGACGGATGTGGTGCGGCGTGGATTGTACACCACAGCAACGCTGGTGCCTGCGATCGGATTTTTTGTTGTGGCAGCGATTCTGTGGTTTGTGTACCCGCTGGATAAGCGGCGCGTGGAGAAAAACGTGGAGGAACTCAAGAAAAAACATCTGCCCGCTGAGCACTGA
- a CDS encoding GGDEF domain-containing protein codes for MSTAAFLQINFIPAVALLMMRHNTRRTLSFSWRTRVLRTEMLLFVLLLLCRTAILCNLGKGGFGPRILLKGLGVWYAFGLLACAYLCFLYVLDVAQDGNGQRGIKCWILAIPALIGSAVLLSNPWTKAVYFINMVNYYKKGPAAYLIPAVGMLYLVVAFLLAAFGARRAGSAQRRGELGKLAAAFLFPAAGILVEKIFSMDAAWAFTVAALLWVYLGIQKGQVTQDGLTGLNNRRRLDQYMWELDERSGERETCCYLLMDVNKFKKVNDTYGHVTGDEVLRLVAEQLKRTFGNMQAFLARYGGDEFVVIVKGKTQDEMDVIIHQTQENVNAIAWGADTPWQLSISIGCAMRGEQGKQKSHELLALADERMYRQKKGIQDR; via the coding sequence GTGAGTACGGCAGCATTTTTACAGATCAATTTCATACCGGCGGTTGCGCTGCTTATGATGCGCCATAATACCAGGCGGACGCTGTCTTTTTCGTGGAGGACACGCGTGCTGCGCACGGAGATGCTGCTGTTTGTACTGCTTTTACTGTGCCGCACAGCGATTTTGTGCAATCTCGGAAAAGGCGGATTTGGTCCAAGGATTTTGTTAAAGGGGCTGGGGGTGTGGTATGCGTTCGGCCTTTTGGCATGCGCCTACCTGTGCTTTTTGTATGTGCTGGATGTGGCGCAGGACGGAAACGGACAGAGAGGGATAAAATGCTGGATTCTGGCGATACCGGCACTGATCGGCAGTGCTGTGCTGCTCTCAAACCCGTGGACGAAGGCGGTCTATTTTATCAATATGGTGAATTACTATAAAAAGGGACCTGCGGCATATCTGATACCTGCCGTGGGCATGTTATACCTTGTGGTGGCATTCCTTCTTGCTGCGTTTGGTGCGCGCCGTGCCGGAAGTGCGCAGCGCAGGGGAGAACTGGGGAAGCTTGCCGCCGCGTTTTTGTTCCCTGCTGCGGGCATTCTGGTAGAAAAAATATTTTCCATGGATGCCGCATGGGCGTTCACGGTTGCAGCATTGCTGTGGGTGTATCTTGGTATTCAGAAAGGTCAGGTAACGCAGGACGGACTGACCGGTCTTAACAACAGACGCAGACTGGATCAGTATATGTGGGAACTTGACGAGCGCAGCGGAGAGCGGGAGACCTGCTGCTATCTGCTGATGGATGTGAACAAGTTCAAGAAAGTAAACGATACCTACGGTCACGTGACCGGCGACGAGGTGCTCAGGCTGGTGGCGGAGCAGTTAAAGCGCACCTTTGGCAATATGCAGGCGTTTCTGGCACGCTACGGCGGGGATGAATTCGTTGTGATTGTAAAAGGTAAGACGCAGGACGAGATGGACGTGATTATTCATCAGACACAGGAGAATGTAAATGCAATTGCCTGGGGAGCGGATACCCCGTGGCAGCTGTCGATCAGTATCGGCTGCGCGATGCGGGGAGAGCAGGGAAAGCAAAAAAGCCATGAACTGCTGGCGCTTGCGGATGAGCGCATGTACCGCCAGAAAAAAGGTATACAGGACAGATAA
- a CDS encoding GGDEF domain-containing protein yields the protein MMEEFKQLEIYLFPIVMLLAIGMNNWKREERTQGDRIFGFLPFLIICMMGSDVTYHALQLYVHRFTVLYAGYLVYCFFLTAVPYAWLLYVNGKLSVRHNRRWTAAVCHVMTGTAIAVVLLTVIIPWRLSTEGWGVHAVSYSLNHGSLPAKLVSIAMYLMGLILTATAYPKEVTKEGQKETRYLLEAGVFSLVGGMVQSFAESWRTGGPFVALAVLFIYLNAQNRQITTDGLTGLNNRREFDAHLQRKIELCPEHEWGLLMIDVDDFKRINDELGHAVGDEALWHTADILRGVFGKDPVFLARYGGDEFAVLGDWFGQEQIEEAIARIQEGIDRFNKEGQLPLQLSMSIGYAFWHEAGRRGENLIQQADERMYEEKQKKKRMRA from the coding sequence ATGATGGAAGAGTTTAAACAGCTTGAAATCTACCTGTTTCCTATAGTGATGCTCCTTGCCATCGGAATGAATAACTGGAAGCGGGAGGAACGGACGCAGGGAGACCGGATTTTCGGGTTTCTTCCGTTTCTGATTATCTGCATGATGGGCAGTGATGTGACGTATCATGCACTGCAGCTTTATGTACATCGGTTTACGGTGCTGTATGCCGGGTATCTGGTGTACTGCTTCTTCCTGACAGCAGTACCGTATGCCTGGCTTTTGTATGTGAACGGAAAGCTTTCTGTGCGGCATAACCGGCGGTGGACGGCTGCGGTATGCCATGTTATGACAGGAACCGCTATTGCTGTGGTGCTGCTTACGGTGATCATTCCCTGGAGACTGAGCACGGAAGGATGGGGCGTGCATGCGGTGTCCTACAGCTTAAATCACGGCAGTCTGCCGGCAAAGCTGGTAAGTATTGCGATGTATCTGATGGGACTTATTCTGACAGCGACGGCGTATCCGAAGGAGGTTACCAAGGAAGGGCAGAAAGAGACGCGCTATCTGCTTGAGGCAGGCGTGTTCAGCCTTGTGGGCGGAATGGTGCAGAGCTTTGCGGAGAGCTGGCGCACGGGAGGACCTTTTGTGGCACTGGCAGTACTGTTTATTTATCTGAATGCGCAGAACCGGCAGATCACGACAGACGGGTTGACCGGACTGAATAACCGCAGGGAGTTTGACGCACATCTGCAGCGGAAGATCGAATTGTGCCCGGAGCACGAGTGGGGACTTCTGATGATTGATGTGGATGATTTCAAGCGGATCAACGATGAACTGGGACATGCGGTGGGCGATGAGGCGCTCTGGCATACAGCGGATATTCTGCGGGGGGTGTTCGGCAAAGATCCGGTATTTCTCGCACGCTATGGAGGGGATGAGTTTGCGGTGCTCGGAGACTGGTTTGGGCAGGAACAGATTGAGGAAGCGATCGCGCGGATCCAGGAAGGTATCGACCGGTTTAACAAAGAGGGACAGCTTCCGCTGCAGCTGTCCATGAGTATCGGCTACGCGTTCTGGCATGAAGCCGGAAGGCGCGGGGAGAACCTGATACAGCAGGCGGATGAGCGGATGTATGAGGAGAAACAGAAAAAGAAACGTATGCGCGCATAG
- a CDS encoding 2-isopropylmalate synthase, with product MNIAAKYGKSYFMPPEVTYDWVKKDSIEKPPIWCSVDLRDGNQALIEPMGLEEKLEFFRMLVDIGFKEIEVGFPAASDTEYNFMRALIERDMIPKDVTVQVLTQAREHIIRKTFEAVKGAPHAVIHLYNSTSVAQREQVFKKSKEEVKKLAVDGAELLKTLAAETDGNFTFEYSPESFPGTEVDYAVEVCNAVLDVWKPDAEHKAIINIPTTVQIAMPHVFACQIEYIHKHLKYRDNVVLSVHPHNDRGCGISDAEFGILAGADRVEGTLFGNGERTGNVDIVTLAMNMVCHGVDPKLDFSNISEIREKYERFTGMRVYERTPYAGDLVFTAFSGSHQDAISKGMAWREAGKSGDRWDVPYLPLDPKDVGREYESDVIRINSQSGKGGVAFVLKQNFGMDLPDKMKEEVGYLVKGVSDRRHQELSPEAIYRIFEEHYVNLCDAFQISECHFEQKDGITSRLVIEHNKERRTIETTGNGRLDAVSNAIKMYFGISYELAVYEEHAISEGSSSKAAAYVEIICKGKNYWGVGIDEDIITSSIAALVSAANKMLKSENIVEGREERIVDIMNYIQNHYADVTLDVLADQFNLSKPYLSKYIKEKSGMTFQDAVKKARMKKARTMLKETNQTVESIAAYVGYENVEHFNRLFKKAYEMTPVQFRRKYQ from the coding sequence TTATGCCGCCGGAGGTGACATATGACTGGGTGAAGAAGGACAGCATTGAGAAGCCGCCCATCTGGTGCAGCGTGGATCTGCGGGATGGTAATCAGGCGCTGATTGAGCCGATGGGACTGGAGGAAAAGCTTGAATTTTTCCGGATGCTGGTCGACATCGGATTTAAGGAGATCGAGGTCGGTTTCCCGGCAGCTTCGGACACGGAATACAATTTCATGCGTGCGTTAATCGAGCGCGACATGATCCCGAAGGATGTGACGGTGCAGGTTTTAACCCAGGCAAGAGAACATATTATAAGGAAGACATTTGAGGCGGTCAAGGGAGCGCCTCACGCAGTCATTCATCTGTACAATTCCACTTCGGTGGCACAGCGGGAACAGGTGTTTAAGAAGAGCAAGGAAGAAGTCAAGAAGCTGGCAGTGGACGGGGCAGAATTGTTAAAGACACTCGCGGCGGAGACGGACGGCAATTTTACGTTTGAGTACAGTCCGGAAAGCTTCCCGGGCACAGAGGTGGACTATGCGGTGGAGGTCTGCAATGCAGTGCTCGATGTCTGGAAGCCGGATGCAGAGCACAAGGCGATCATCAACATTCCGACCACGGTACAGATTGCGATGCCGCATGTATTTGCCTGCCAGATCGAGTATATTCACAAGCATTTGAAATACAGGGATAATGTGGTGTTGAGCGTTCACCCGCACAATGACAGAGGATGCGGCATCAGCGATGCGGAGTTCGGTATTCTTGCCGGTGCGGATCGCGTGGAGGGCACTCTTTTCGGAAACGGAGAGCGCACCGGAAACGTTGATATTGTGACGCTGGCGATGAATATGGTGTGCCACGGTGTCGATCCGAAGCTTGATTTTTCCAATATCAGCGAGATCCGCGAGAAATACGAGCGCTTTACCGGTATGCGGGTTTACGAGCGTACACCGTATGCCGGAGATCTGGTATTTACCGCATTTTCCGGTTCCCATCAGGATGCCATCTCCAAGGGTATGGCGTGGAGAGAAGCGGGCAAGAGCGGCGACCGCTGGGATGTGCCGTACCTGCCGCTGGATCCGAAGGATGTCGGAAGGGAATACGAGTCGGATGTCATCCGCATCAACAGCCAGTCCGGCAAGGGCGGAGTCGCATTCGTATTAAAGCAGAACTTCGGTATGGATCTGCCGGATAAGATGAAGGAAGAAGTCGGTTATCTGGTCAAGGGTGTATCGGATCGCAGACATCAGGAACTCTCGCCGGAAGCAATTTACCGGATTTTTGAAGAACATTATGTCAACCTGTGCGATGCTTTTCAGATTTCAGAGTGTCATTTCGAGCAGAAGGACGGCATCACATCACGCCTGGTGATCGAGCACAACAAGGAGCGCCGCACGATTGAGACGACAGGAAACGGCCGCCTGGACGCCGTGAGCAACGCAATCAAGATGTATTTCGGCATCAGCTACGAGCTTGCCGTATACGAGGAGCACGCCATTTCAGAAGGATCCTCCTCCAAGGCTGCGGCGTATGTGGAGATTATCTGCAAGGGCAAGAATTACTGGGGCGTCGGAATTGACGAGGATATTATCACCAGCTCGATCGCGGCATTGGTATCCGCTGCCAACAAGATGTTAAAGAGTGAGAACATCGTGGAGGGACGCGAGGAGCGGATTGTTGACATCATGAATTACATACAGAATCACTATGCGGATGTGACGCTGGATGTGCTGGCAGATCAGTTTAATCTCTCCAAACCGTACCTTTCCAAATACATTAAGGAAAAGTCCGGGATGACCTTCCAGGATGCGGTGAAGAAGGCACGCATGAAAAAAGCACGCACCATGTTAAAGGAGACGAACCAGACCGTAGAGTCGATTGCCGCCTACGTGGGTTACGAGAATGTGGAGCATTTTAACCGGCTGTTCAAAAAAGCGTATGAGATGACGCCGGTGCAGTTTCGCAGAAAATATCAGTAA